One genomic region from Cinclus cinclus chromosome 22, bCinCin1.1, whole genome shotgun sequence encodes:
- the NCOR1 gene encoding nuclear receptor corepressor 1 isoform X4, whose translation MCRNVADRGFDSFKQQIARPSQEEKVEEKVEEEKSDKSEKKEEEKKDEEEKDEKEESKENTKEKDKTEVAPEETEEREQAAPRGRKTANSQGRRKGRITRSMTNEAAQANAAAAAATEEPPPPLPPPPEPSSTEPVETSRWTEEEMEVAKKGLVEHGRNWAAIAKMVGTKSEAQCKNFYFNYKRRHNLDSLLQQHKQKSSRRPREERDVSQCESVASTVSAQEDEDIEASNEEENPEDSEGAENSSDTESAPSPTPAEPAKPTEETPSEPAAPKVTTEAPAEQESASKPATSTSPSLPAPSVSTAETQNPEPQVKEEINTEAEEPMEVDSRSHSAEAKPVITLPVHTKVEPVETEMRLPENIQVKIENDTKEREVEKPKEKSEPEEMDYSLSQQVPTARPESHSDNDSSATCSADEEVDGEPDRQGIYSRESKPSLLNPTGSILVSSTIKQGQMDLQQLHHRAAVIPPMVSCSPCSVPVGTPVSGYALYQRHIKAMHESALLEEQRQRQEQLDMEYRSAVSPCGTSKSPSVEWEGKPVAYMPYAEVKRIEQEAQVQNPATRSASPYRLSPREVNKASPQPEMNAARYSVPPVLQPAPHQVITNIPEGVRLPTTRPTRPPPPLIPSSKTSVPSEKPSFIMGGSISQGTPGTYLTSHSQASYAQETAKPSVGSISLGLPRQQESAKSVGSLPYIKQEEFSPRSQNSQPEGLLVRAQHESVVRGTTTIQEGSITRGTPTSKVSVETIPSLRGSITQGTPALSQSGIAADALLKGTITRLATEDSSPEKCREEASAKGHVIYEGKSGHILSYDAIKNVREGTRSPRTAHEIGLKRTYDTMEGNIKQGMSLRESPGSAPLEGLICRALPRGSPHAELKERTVLSGSIMQGTPRATAESFEEGLKYPKQIKRESPPIRTFEGAITKGKPYDGVTTIKEMGRSIHEIPRQDLLSQESRKTPEMVQTARPIIEGSISQGTPIKYESNSGQSAIKHNVKSLITGPSKLPRGMPQLEMVPENVKVVERGKYEDVKTGDAVRSRHTSVVSSGPSVLRSTLHETPKSQLSPGIYDDTNARRTPVNYQSPMSRSSPMMNRVSEAGVSSGKPANHERKNTLTPTQRESVPAKSPVPGVDPVVAHSPFDPHHRGATPEVYRGHLPPHLDPAMPFHRALDPAAAAYLFQRQLSPTPGYPSQYQLYAMENTRQTILNDYITSQQMQVNLRPDVTRGLSPREQTLALPYAGARGIIDLNNMAPTILVPHPGGTSTPPMERITYIPGTQLTFPPRPYNPASLSPGHPTHLAASAAANAEREREREREKERERERERERERERERERERERITSVPAELYLRPGAEQPGRPSSHGYVRSPSPSVRSQENILQQRPSIFQGTNGTSVITPLDPAAQLRIMQLTPGAPSITQGLPASRYNTAADALAALVDAAASAPQMEVAKAKENKHEGTRIEENMGRRSAVVTDQQQMEQKTLEVEKRPVQCPYTSANYSGGKSQGQTSSVVYSEAGKEKGPPPKSRYEEELRTRGKTTITAANFIDVIITRQIASDKDARDRGSQSSDSSSSLSSHRYEAPGDAIEVISPANSPVPAQEKLQSYQQEAPKPNQAETDPTRPYEGPIHRYRTQQEPPSPQQPPPPSSQAEGMAHVPRTHRLITLADHICQIITQDFARNQAASQASLQPPTTTFQNSTPAPTPVSGRAKTSNRYSPEAQSQPVHHQRPGARVSPENLSDKARGRPGKSPERSHVSSEPYEPISPPQVPVVHEKQENVLLLSQRTEPTEQRTDSRSPGSISYLPSFFTKLENTSPMVKSKKQEIFRKLNSSGGGDSDMATAQPGTEIFNLPAVTTSGAVSSRGHSFADPASNLGLEDIIRKALMGNFDDKSEEHGVVMSQPLAVAQGSSGSAVPASNETRREEANPSPNSGGAVNKQKLISKSNSRKSKSPIPGQGYLGTERPSSVSSVHSEGDYHRQTPVWAWEDRPSSTGSTQFPYNPLTMRMLSSTPPTSITCAPPSMSQATTHPQNRIWEREPAPLLSAQYETLSDSDD comes from the exons ATGTGCAGGAACGTCGCTGACCGAGGCTTCGACTCCTTTAAG CAACAGATTGCTCGTCCTTCTCAAGAAGAAAAGGTAGAAGAAAAGgtagaagaggaaaaatcagacaaatcagaaaaaaaagaggaggaaaagaaagatgaggaggagaaggatgaGAAGGAGGAATCTAA AGAGAATAccaaagaaaaggacaaaactgAAGTTGCACCAGAGGAAACAGAGGAAAGGGAGCAGGCAGCTCCTCGGGGCCGAAAAACTGCAAACAGCCAAGGTCGGCGTAAGGGCAGAATCACCAGATCAATGACAAATGAAGCTGCACAAGcaaatgctgctgcagctgcagccactgaagagccaccaccacctctgccacCCCCACCAGAACCTT cTTCTACAGAGCCTGTGGAGACATCCCGCTGgacagaagaagaaatggaaGTTGCTAAGAAAG GTCTAGTGGAACACGGGCGAAACTGGGCAGCAATTGCCAAAATGGTTGGGACGAAAAGTGAAGCTCAGTGTAAAAACTTCTACTTCAATTACAAAAGGAGGCACAACCTGGACAGtctcctccaacagcacaaaCAAAAG TCTTCGCGAAGGCCCCGAGAGGAGCGAGATGTGTCACAGTGTGAGAGTGTGGCTTCGACTGTGTCAGCTCAGGAGGATGAAGATATTGAAGCATCTAATGAAGAAGAGAACCCAGAAGACAGTGAAG GTGCTGAAAATAGTTCTGATACAGAAAGTGCTCCATCTCCAACTCCAGCAGAACCTGCTAAACCAACTGAAGAAACTCCATCTGAGCCTGCTGCTCCAAAAGTAACCACTGAGGCCCCAGCAGAGCAAGAATCTGCCAGTAAACCTGCAACCAGCACATCTCCCTCCTTACCAGCTCCAAGTGTATCAACAGCTGAAACTCAGAACCCTGAGCCACAGGTTAAGGAAGAAATAAACACTGAAGCTGAGGAGCCTATGGAGGTGGACAGCAGAAGCCATTCAGCTGAAGCTAAGCCTGTGATTACTCTTCCAGTTCATACCAAAGTAGAACCTGTAGAGACTGAAATGAGGCTACCAGAGAATATTCAAGTGAAAATAGAGAATGATACCAAAGAGAGAGAGGTAGAGAAACCCAAGGAAAAGTCAGAACCGGAGGAAATGGACTACAGCCTGTCCCAGCAAGTTCCTACAGCCAGACCAGAATCCCATTCAGATAATGACTCCAGTGCCACCTGCAGTGCTGATGAGGAAGTTGATGGAGAACCTGACAGACAGGG TATCTACAGCAGAGAGTCAAAGCCCTCACTTTTAAATCCCACTGGGTCAATTCTGGTATCATCCACGATAAAGCAAGGGCAGATGGACCTGCAACAGCttcaccacagagctgctgtcatCCCACCTATG gtttcctgcagcccctgctctgtccctgtggGCACCCCAGTGAGTGGTTATGCTCTCTACCAGCGGCACATCAAGGCCATGCACGAGTCAGccctgctggaggagcagcgGCAGcgccaggagcagctggacaTGGAATATCGGAGCGCTGTGAGCCCCTGTGGCACCTCCAAGAGCCCCAGTGTGGAGTGGGAAG GAAAACCAGTGGCCTATATGCCTTATGCTGAGGTCAAGAGAATAGAACAGGAAGCACAAGTGCAAAATCCAGCCACAAGGTCAGCATCACCCTACAGGTTATCTCCAAGAGAAGTCAATAAAGCCTCTCCCCAGCCTGAGATGAATGCAGCTCGCTACAGTGTCCCTCCAG TTCTCCAGCCAGCCCCTCACCAGGTGATAACCAATATTCCTGAAGGAGTTCGCCTGCCCACAACCAGACCCACcagaccaccaccaccactcaTTCCATCCTCCAAAACCAGTGTGCCATCAGAAAAACCTTCCTTCATCATGGGAGGCTCAATCTCACAA GGAACACCTGGCACTTATTTAACATCCCACAGTCAAGCTTCCTATGCCCAAGAAACTGCAAAGCCATCAGTGGGTTCTATATCCCTTGGGCTACCAAGGCAGCAAGAGTCGGCCAAATCTg tAGGTTCCTTGCCCTATATCAAACAAGAAGAATTTTCACCCAGAAGCCAGAATTCCCAACCTGAGGGACTTCTGGTCAGGGCACAACATGAAAGTGTGGTGCGAG GTACCACAACAATACAGGAGGGGAGTATAACACGAGGAACTCCAACCAGTAAAGTTTCAGTTGAGACCATTCCTTCTTTGAGAGGCTCCATAACTCAg GGTACCCCAGCTCTGTCTCAGTCTGGCATTGCTGCTGATGCACTGCTCAAGGGAACCATCACCCGGCTGGCTACAGAGGACAGCAGCCCAGAGAAGTGCAGGGAGGAGGCCTCAGCCAAGGGCCATGTCATTTATGAAGGCAAAAGTGGGCATATTCTGTCTTATGATG CTATTAAAAATGTCCGTGAAGGAACAAGGAGTCCAAGAACTGCTCATGAAATTGGCTTAAAGAGAACCTATGATACAATGGAAGGAAACATAAAACAGGGGATGTCACTGAGGGAGTCTCCAGGGTCTGCACCACTGGAAG gtTTAATCTGCCGAGCGCTGCCTCGGGGTAGCCCACACGCTGAACTAAAGGAGAGAACAGTCTTGTCTGGCTCTATAATGCAAG GCACACCAAGAGCAACAGCTGAAAGTTTTGAAGAAGGCTTGAAGTACCCCAAACAGATCAAGAGAGAGTCACCTCCCATCAGGACGTTTGAAGGAGCCATCACCAAGGGCAAACCCTACGATGGGGTCACCACCATAAAGGAGATGGGTCGCTCCATCCATGAGATCCCAAGGCAGGACCTCTTAAGCCAAGAGAGTCGCAAGACTCCTGAAATGGTGCAGACAGCCAGGCCAATCATAGAAGGCTCCATATCTCAG GGCACACCcataaaatatgaaagcaaCTCTGGCCAGTCTGCCATCAAACACAATGTAAAATCTTTAATCACTGGACCAAGCAAGCTGCCCCGGGGAATGCCTCAGCTGGAAATGGTGCCAGAAAACGTGAAGGTGGTGGAACGAGGAAAATACGAAGATGTGAAGACCGGGGATGCCGTGCGGTCCCGTCACACGTCAGTAGTCAGCTCTGGTCCCTCTGTTCTCAGGTCAACACTTCATGAAACTCCCAAATCACAGCTGAGCCCTGGGATTTATGATGATACAAATGCTCGGAGGACACCTGTGAATTATCAGAGTCCAATGTCCAGGAGTTCACCCATGATGAATAGAGTTAGTGAGG CTGGAGTATCTTCTGGGAAGCCAGCAAATCATGAAAGGAAGAACACACTCACTCCAACACAGAGGGAGAGTGTGCCAGCAAAGTCTCCAGTGCCAGGGGTTGATCCTGTAGTGGCTCACAGTCCTTTTGACCCTCACCACAGAGGAGCAACTCCTGAAGTCTACAGGGGTCACCTCCCTCCCCATTTAGATCCTGCTATGCCATTTCACAGGGCTCTGGATCCTG ctgctgctgcttacCTGTTCCAAAGGCAGCTGTCCCCCACGCCGGGGTACCCCAGCCAGTACCAGCTGTACGCCATGGAGAACACGCGCCAGACCATCCTCAACGACTACATCACCTCCCAGCAGATGCAAGTGAACCTCCGGCCTGATGTCACCAGGGGATTGTCCCCCAGGGAGCAAACTTTAGCACTCCCTTATGCAGGAGCACGAG GAATTATTGACCTGAACAATATGGCCCCCACTATCTTAGTGCCTCATCCTGGAGGAACGAGCACCCCACCCATGGAGAGAATCACATATATCCCTGGCACCCAGCTTACCTTCCCTCCCAGGCCTTACAACCCTGCTTCTCTGTCACCAG GACACCCCACACACCTGgcagcttctgcagcagcaaatgctgaaaGGGAacgggaaagggaaagggagaaggaacgggaaagggagagggaacgTGAACGAGAGCGGGAAAGAGAACGAGAACGTGAGAGGGAGAGAATCACCTCAGTCCCTGCTGAACTTTATCTCCGACCAG GtgcagagcagcctggcagaCCCAGCAGTCACGGATACGTCCGGTCCCCATCCCCTTCTGTCAGAAGCCAGGAAAACATTCTGCAGCAAAGGCCAAGTATTTTCCAAGGAACCAATGGGACAAGTGTAATCACACCTTTGGATCCTGCTGCTCAGCTACGTATCAT GCAGCTCACCCCTGGAGCTCCCTCTATCACTCAAGGTTTGCCAGCTTCCCGTTACAACACTGCTGCTGATGCCCTGGCAGCACTCGTGGAcgctgcagcctctgctcctcagATGGAAGTTGCCAAAGCAAAGGAGAACAAGCATGAAGGAACCAGGATAGAAGAGAACATGGGACGCCGGTCAGCTGTGGTGACTGACCAGCAGCAGATGGAGCAGAAGACCCTGGAGGTAGAAAAGAGGCCTGTGCAGTGCCCCTATACATCTGCAAATTACTCTGGTGGCAAGTCCCAGGGACAGACTTCATCAGTAGTCTATTCAGAGGCTGGTAAAGAGAAAGGACCTCCTCCTAAATCCAGGTACGAGGAAGAGCTGAGAACTCGAGGAAAGACCACAATTACTGCTGCTAACTTCATAGATGTGATCATCACTCGTCAGATTGCTTCAGACAAGGATGCTCGAGATAGGGGCTCTCAAAGTTCAGATTCTTCCAGTAGTT TGTCCTCACACCGGTATGAAGCTCCTGGAGATGCCATTGAGGTGATCAGCCCTGCAAATTCACCTGTACCTGCTCAAGAAAAGCTACAGTCCTATCAACAGGAGgcacccaaaccaaaccaggcAGAGA CTGACCCCACCAGGCCGTACGAGGGCCCCATTCACCGCTACAGGACACAACAGGAGCCCCCCTCGCCCCAGCAACCTCCACCTCCCTCTTCCCAGGCAGAGGGGATGGCACATGTGCCCAGGACACATCGGCTCATCACCCTTGCTGATCACATCTGT CAAATTATCACACAAGACTTTGCTAGAAACCAAGCAGCTTCTCAGGCCTCTTTGCAGCCTCCCACCACTACATTCCAGAATTCCACCCCTGCTCCAACGCCTGTTTCTGGCCGGGCCAAGACCTCGAACCGCTACAGCCCCGAGGCTCAGTCACAGCCTGTGCACCACCAGCGGCCAGGGGCCAGAGTGTCCCCTGAGAACCTCTCTGACAAGGCCAGGGGAAG GCCTGGAAAATCTCCAGAGAGGAGTCATGTCTCCTCAGAGCCCTATGAGCCAATCTCGCCACCTCAGGTCCCGGTTGTACAtgagaagcaggaaaatgttcttttgctTTCCCAAAGAACTGAGCCTACTGAACAGAG GACTGACTCTCGCTCTCCAGGCAGTATCAGTTACCTGCCTTCGTTTTTCACCAAACTTGAGAACACTTCACCAATGGTAAAATCCAAGAAACAGGAGATATTTCGAAAGCTGAACTCATCTGGTGGAGGTGACTCTGACATGG CAACTGCTCAGCCAGGGACTGAAATATTCAATTTGCCAGCAGTCACTACCTCAG GTGCAGTCAGTTCTAGGGGTCACTCCTTTGCAGATCCTGCCAGTAATCTAGGTCTGGAAGACATTATTAGGAAAGCACTGATGGGAAACTTTGATGACAAGAGTGAGGAGCACGGGGTCGTCATGTCCCAACCTCTTGCAGTGGCTCAGGGCAGCTCCGGCTCCGCGGTACCGGCCAGTAACGAGACACGTAGGGAAGAAGCCAATCCCTCTCCAAATTCAG GTGGGGCAGTCAACAAGCAGAAACTCATCAGCAAGTCAAACAGCAGGAAGTCAAAATCTCCGATTCCTGGGCAGGGATATTTGGGAACTGAAAGACCTTCTTCTGTCTCATCTGTACATTCAGAAGGGGACTACCACAGACAGACTCCAGTGTGGGCCTGGGAGGACAGGCCTTCATCAACAG GTTCCACCCAGTTTCCATACAACCCTCTGACCATGAGGATGCTGAGCAGCACCCCCCCGACCTCCATCACCTGTGCCCCCCCGTCCATGAGCCAAGCAACCACTCACCCACAGAACAGGATCTGGGAGCGAGAGCCTGCACCACTGCTTTCAGCACAATATGAGACTCTGTCTGACAGTGATGACTGA